A region of Veillonellaceae bacterium DNA encodes the following proteins:
- a CDS encoding phosphoglycerate kinase — MNKQTVYDLKPEGKVVYIRVDYNVPHDKEGNILDDRRIRATIPTIQYLLNQGAAIVLASHMGRPKGEYKTELSLRPAAVRLAELLQKEVKFIPDCIGPEADQAKEELKPGEIILLENLRFHKEEEKNDPDFAKALVKGCDLAVNDAFGVSHRTHASIVGVGRLLPMVSGLLLKKEIDFLDGVIEHPERPFAAIIGGAKISDKIQVIANLMEKADVILIGGGMANTFVAAQGYDMGESLQDKDRFDLARNLMKKANDLGSSIMLPVDFMAGDSFSAEAKTKVLSAEEFSSPWMALDIGPKTIDLYVETLQKMKTVVWNGPMGVFEMEPFSKGTYAIAKAMASLNATTVIGGGESASVVDQLGIGDKFSHVSTGGGASLEMLEGMILPGVAILADKE; from the coding sequence ATGAACAAGCAGACAGTGTATGATCTTAAGCCTGAAGGAAAGGTTGTATACATCCGTGTCGATTATAATGTTCCCCATGATAAAGAGGGGAATATTCTGGATGACCGCAGAATCCGGGCTACAATTCCAACAATTCAGTATCTTCTGAATCAGGGCGCAGCCATTGTCCTGGCCAGTCACATGGGAAGGCCGAAGGGTGAATATAAAACAGAATTATCTCTCCGTCCTGCTGCAGTCCGTCTGGCAGAACTTTTACAAAAAGAAGTCAAATTCATTCCGGACTGCATTGGCCCTGAAGCTGATCAGGCCAAAGAAGAACTGAAGCCGGGCGAGATTATTCTTCTTGAAAACTTAAGATTCCATAAGGAAGAAGAAAAGAATGATCCGGATTTTGCCAAAGCTCTTGTCAAAGGATGCGATCTGGCTGTTAACGATGCTTTCGGCGTATCCCACCGTACACATGCATCCATCGTAGGCGTTGGAAGACTTCTGCCTATGGTATCCGGTCTTCTTCTTAAAAAGGAAATTGATTTCCTTGACGGCGTCATCGAACATCCGGAAAGACCATTTGCTGCGATTATAGGCGGAGCCAAAATCAGTGACAAGATCCAGGTTATTGCAAACCTGATGGAAAAAGCAGATGTCATCCTGATTGGCGGCGGCATGGCGAATACATTCGTTGCAGCCCAGGGTTATGACATGGGCGAATCCCTGCAGGACAAGGACCGCTTTGATTTGGCAAGAAACCTTATGAAGAAGGCAAATGATCTTGGATCGAGCATCATGCTGCCGGTTGATTTCATGGCAGGTGATTCATTCTCCGCTGAAGCAAAGACAAAGGTTCTTTCGGCAGAAGAATTCTCCAGCCCGTGGATGGCGCTTGATATCGGTCCTAAGACCATTGACCTTTATGTTGAAACATTGCAGAAAATGAAGACTGTCGTCTGGAACGGCCCGATGGGCGTTTTCGAAATGGAGCCATTCTCAAAGGGAACCTATGCAATAGCTAAGGCTATGGCATCCCTCAATGCGACGACTGTCATTGGCGGAGGAGAATCCGCATCGGTTGTTGATCAGCTTGGAATTGGAGACAAATTCTCTCATGTGTCGACAGGCGGCGGCGCTTCGCTGGAAATGCTTGAAGGAATGATTCTTCCGGGCGTTGCGATCCTTGCTGACAAGGAGTGA
- a CDS encoding manganese-dependent inorganic pyrophosphatase codes for MSKVFVIGHKSPDTDSIAAAVSYSYLKRQLGVDAVAARAGEPNKETKFALDYFKVEAPVLLESAARKNPDDEKTKLILVDHNESKQCVDGAKDAEVLELIDHHRLGDFETENPIFILIRPVGCVNTVIYGLYKANGVKPSKEVAGMMLSAIISDTVLFRSPTTTDEDKAAVKELAEIAGVDYEAYGMEMLKAGADISDYPAEKLAHNDTKEFEAGGKVFSCGQISVMDLEPIEAKRADIMKVLEETKAEKQYEASYLMVTNILTEDTYLWFTSGAEAAAEEAFGKKAEDRCVYLPKVMSRKKQVAPFLLKVYGK; via the coding sequence ATGAGTAAAGTATTTGTTATCGGTCATAAATCACCGGACACAGACAGTATAGCTGCTGCCGTTTCCTATTCCTATTTGAAAAGACAGCTTGGCGTTGATGCCGTAGCAGCCAGAGCAGGGGAACCAAACAAAGAAACAAAGTTTGCACTTGATTATTTCAAGGTAGAAGCACCTGTTTTGCTGGAAAGCGCTGCAAGAAAGAATCCGGATGATGAAAAGACAAAACTGATTCTTGTCGATCACAATGAATCCAAGCAGTGCGTAGACGGCGCAAAGGATGCAGAAGTCCTTGAACTGATCGATCATCACAGACTGGGTGATTTTGAAACGGAAAACCCGATTTTCATCCTGATCCGCCCGGTAGGATGCGTAAACACCGTTATTTACGGCCTTTACAAGGCAAATGGAGTTAAACCGTCCAAAGAAGTTGCCGGAATGATGCTTTCTGCTATCATCTCTGATACAGTTCTGTTCAGATCCCCGACTACGACAGATGAAGACAAGGCTGCAGTCAAGGAACTGGCAGAAATTGCAGGCGTCGATTATGAAGCTTACGGCATGGAAATGCTTAAGGCGGGCGCTGATATTTCTGATTACCCGGCAGAAAAGCTTGCCCACAATGATACCAAGGAATTTGAAGCAGGCGGAAAGGTTTTCAGCTGCGGTCAGATTTCTGTTATGGATCTTGAACCGATCGAAGCCAAGCGCGCAGATATCATGAAAGTTCTTGAGGAAACCAAGGCAGAAAAACAGTATGAAGCTTCCTACCTGATGGTTACCAATATTCTGACAGAAGATACATATCTCTGGTTTACCAGCGGCGCTGAAGCTGCAGCTGAAGAAGCTTTCGGAAAGAAAGCGGAAGATAGATGTGTATATCTTCCTAAGGTCATGTCCCGTAAGAAACAGGTAGCTCCGTTCCTGTTAAAAGTATACGGAAAATAA
- the eno gene encoding phosphopyruvate hydratase — protein MAVITDLHAREILDSRGNPTLEVDMSLEDGTFARAGVPSGASTGIFEATELRDGDETRYGGKGVLKAVDNVNGEIADAVIGWDASDQRGLDHILINLDGTENKSRLGANAILGVSLAAAHAAAASFGLPLYQYLGGVNAHVLPVPMMNVLNGGAHADNNVDIQESMIMPVGASSFRDGLRMCAEVYHTLKAVLKERGLSTAVGDEGGFAPDLPSNEAAMELLCEAIEKAGYTAGSDIVLATDVAASEILGDDGLYHLSGDHAAKTAEQMIEFYDHLISEYPIVSIEDGLGEEDWEGWKLLTDSLGDKVQLVGDDLFVTNTERLSRGIAEGVANSILIKLNQIGTLTETFEAVQMAQRAGYTAVISHRSGETADTTIADLAVALNAGQIKTGAPCRSERVAKYNQLLRIEEGLDADACYGSEELAGKLRIFEK, from the coding sequence ATGGCAGTCATTACGGATCTTCATGCAAGAGAAATTTTAGATTCACGTGGAAATCCTACTTTGGAAGTCGATATGTCGCTGGAGGATGGGACATTTGCCCGCGCCGGAGTTCCGTCCGGTGCTTCTACCGGCATCTTTGAAGCCACCGAACTTCGTGATGGAGATGAGACAAGGTACGGCGGAAAAGGTGTTCTTAAAGCCGTAGATAACGTAAATGGTGAAATTGCAGATGCCGTTATCGGCTGGGATGCAAGCGATCAGAGAGGGCTGGATCATATTCTGATCAACCTTGATGGGACCGAAAACAAGAGCAGACTTGGTGCAAATGCCATTCTCGGTGTATCCCTTGCCGCTGCTCATGCTGCAGCCGCATCGTTCGGACTTCCCCTCTACCAGTACCTTGGCGGAGTGAATGCACACGTACTGCCTGTTCCGATGATGAACGTTCTTAACGGCGGCGCTCATGCAGACAACAATGTTGATATCCAGGAAAGCATGATCATGCCTGTCGGAGCTTCCAGCTTCAGGGACGGCCTTCGCATGTGCGCTGAAGTATATCACACTTTAAAAGCTGTTCTTAAGGAAAGAGGACTTTCAACCGCAGTTGGAGACGAAGGCGGATTTGCTCCGGATCTTCCGTCCAATGAAGCAGCCATGGAACTCCTCTGCGAAGCTATCGAAAAAGCAGGTTATACTGCAGGAAGCGATATTGTCCTTGCTACTGACGTTGCAGCATCTGAAATCCTTGGCGACGACGGCTTATACCATTTATCCGGGGATCATGCAGCTAAGACCGCTGAACAGATGATTGAATTCTATGATCACCTGATTAGCGAGTATCCGATTGTTTCCATTGAAGACGGGCTTGGAGAAGAGGACTGGGAAGGATGGAAACTTCTGACAGATTCACTGGGAGATAAAGTACAGCTTGTTGGGGACGATCTTTTCGTTACCAATACAGAACGTCTTTCCAGAGGAATTGCAGAAGGCGTTGCCAACTCCATTCTGATCAAACTGAATCAGATCGGCACACTGACTGAAACATTTGAAGCTGTACAGATGGCACAGAGAGCCGGTTACACAGCTGTTATTTCCCATCGCTCGGGCGAAACGGCAGATACGACAATCGCTGATCTGGCAGTCGCTCTGAACGCAGGACAGATCAAGACTGGTGCGCCGTGCAGATCTGAACGAGTTGCAAAATACAACCAGCTTCTCCGCATCGAAGAAGGACTTGATGCTGATGCCTGCTATGGAAGCGAAGAACTTGCCGGCAAGCTGCGTATATTTGAAAAATAA
- the tpiA gene encoding triose-phosphate isomerase codes for MRKKLIAGNWKMNQTVTEAGHYFEKFKVKVREDVDLVFIPPFTDIPVAKFFISRSSIGLGAQNMYPAESGAFTGEISPLMLKDLGCTYVICGHSERREILGESNEFIARKVKCALDHDITPILCVGETKDEHDAGKTEEKIETQVRAALEEIPADKVSDVVIAYEPIWAIGSGAAATADEAETVAKLIRQIVRNIAGKKVSDQVRILYGGSVNAGNISDFTGEKDIDGALVGGASLKTEEFISIYQKA; via the coding sequence TTGAGGAAAAAGTTAATTGCAGGAAATTGGAAGATGAATCAGACGGTGACGGAGGCAGGTCACTATTTTGAAAAGTTTAAAGTAAAAGTCAGGGAAGATGTGGATTTGGTTTTCATTCCTCCTTTTACCGATATTCCAGTTGCCAAATTTTTTATAAGCAGATCATCGATCGGTCTTGGCGCACAGAATATGTATCCGGCGGAAAGCGGAGCTTTTACCGGAGAGATTTCGCCTCTTATGCTCAAGGATCTTGGCTGCACGTATGTCATTTGCGGACATTCTGAAAGAAGAGAGATTCTGGGAGAGAGCAATGAATTTATTGCCAGAAAGGTAAAATGTGCGCTGGATCACGATATAACTCCGATTCTTTGCGTCGGTGAAACAAAGGATGAACATGACGCAGGGAAAACAGAGGAGAAAATAGAAACACAGGTAAGGGCAGCTCTTGAGGAAATCCCTGCTGATAAGGTTTCAGATGTTGTTATCGCTTATGAACCTATCTGGGCGATCGGCTCGGGAGCAGCAGCAACAGCAGATGAAGCAGAAACTGTTGCAAAGCTGATCCGGCAGATTGTCAGAAATATTGCCGGGAAAAAAGTTTCAGATCAAGTGCGGATTCTCTATGGCGGTTCTGTCAATGCCGGAAATATCAGCGATTTTACCGGAGAAAAAGATATTGACGGCGCTTTAGTCGGCGGGGCCAGCTTAAAAACAGAAGAGTTCATTTCTATTTATCAGAAGGCTTGA
- the gatA gene encoding Asp-tRNA(Asn)/Glu-tRNA(Gln) amidotransferase subunit GatA, with amino-acid sequence MNFTIHDLHAQLVNKEISAVELTKKVIAHRDSVEKDVHAYLSLSDAKALEKAEEVDAKIAAGEEISDLAGIPGAIKDNICISGETCTAASKMLEHWVAPYDATVIEKLKQQDFISIGKTNMDEFAMGSSTENSAFGPTRNPWNLDYVPGGSSGGSAAAVAAAEAVWALGSDTGGSIRQPASFNGIVGLKPTYGLVSRYGLLAFASSLDQIGGLTKDVTDAAILLNAIAGYDAKDSTSIPQDKKDYKKSLVNNVKGMKIGVPREFFGEGIKPETKEAVKKALAFYEKEGAELVDVSIPHINSGVSVYYIIAPAEASSNLARYDGVGFGYRAEGKDIIDMYIKTRSTGFGEEVKRRIMLGNYVLSAGYYDAYYLKALKVRTLLKQEFDEVYKSCDVIAAPSASGTSFKFGAFSDPLSLYMEDICTVPVNLIGAPSISIPVGFHEGMPLGMQLIGKPLGEETIIQAAYTFEQSHPEFTKIAPKGEIKA; translated from the coding sequence TTGAATTTCACAATTCATGACTTGCATGCACAGCTGGTCAATAAAGAAATATCAGCTGTTGAATTAACAAAGAAAGTTATTGCGCATCGTGACTCCGTCGAGAAGGATGTTCATGCATATCTCTCGCTTAGCGATGCAAAAGCACTGGAAAAAGCGGAAGAAGTGGATGCCAAGATTGCAGCAGGAGAAGAAATCTCTGATCTGGCGGGTATTCCGGGAGCCATTAAGGATAATATCTGCATCAGCGGAGAAACCTGCACAGCTGCATCCAAGATGCTGGAACACTGGGTTGCTCCCTATGATGCCACTGTCATTGAAAAACTTAAACAGCAGGATTTCATCTCTATCGGAAAGACGAACATGGATGAATTCGCGATGGGGTCTTCTACAGAAAACTCCGCTTTCGGACCGACAAGGAATCCATGGAATCTGGATTATGTTCCTGGCGGCTCTTCCGGCGGCTCTGCTGCAGCAGTAGCTGCAGCAGAAGCAGTCTGGGCTCTTGGTTCTGATACGGGCGGATCCATTCGCCAGCCAGCTTCCTTCAATGGCATCGTAGGTCTCAAACCTACCTATGGACTTGTTTCCAGATATGGCCTTCTGGCTTTTGCATCTTCACTCGATCAGATCGGCGGCTTGACGAAAGACGTAACGGATGCTGCCATTCTCTTAAATGCCATTGCCGGGTACGATGCAAAGGATTCCACATCCATTCCTCAGGATAAAAAAGATTACAAGAAATCTCTTGTGAATAACGTGAAGGGAATGAAGATCGGTGTCCCGAGAGAATTCTTTGGCGAAGGGATTAAGCCTGAAACCAAAGAGGCTGTCAAAAAGGCACTGGCCTTCTATGAAAAGGAAGGCGCTGAGCTTGTCGATGTTTCCATCCCGCATATTAACAGCGGCGTTTCTGTTTACTATATCATTGCTCCAGCAGAAGCAAGTTCCAACCTTGCCCGTTATGACGGCGTAGGCTTCGGATATCGTGCAGAAGGCAAAGATATCATTGATATGTATATCAAGACAAGAAGCACAGGCTTTGGCGAAGAAGTAAAGCGCAGAATCATGCTTGGCAACTATGTTCTGTCAGCAGGGTATTATGATGCATACTATCTGAAGGCACTGAAGGTGCGCACCCTCCTCAAGCAGGAATTTGATGAAGTATACAAATCCTGTGATGTAATTGCAGCTCCTTCTGCATCCGGGACATCATTCAAGTTCGGCGCATTCTCTGATCCGCTCTCCCTGTACATGGAAGATATCTGCACGGTTCCGGTTAACCTGATCGGTGCTCCTTCCATCAGCATCCCGGTAGGATTCCATGAAGGAATGCCTCTTGGCATGCAGCTGATCGGCAAGCCGCTTGGCGAAGAAACAATTATTCAGGCTGCATATACTTTTGAACAGTCTCATCCTGAATTTACAAAAATTGCACCGAAAGGAGAGATTAAGGCATGA
- the ligA gene encoding NAD-dependent DNA ligase LigA has protein sequence MVPEDVREEAEKLKKELRHHSYLYYVLDKPEISDYEFDHMYRKLVDIEAKYPELVTPDSPTQRVGGKAADDFQKVRFRKPMLSLANAFSADELRDFDRRVKEGLETDHVQYITELKIDGLSMNLIYKDGVLTQGLTRGDGRVGEDVTSNVKTIHTIPLYIENAPPYMEVRGEVYMPRKSFIMLNEERDEAGLMPFANCRNAAAGSLRQLDPHVTAARNLAFFAYALGDIEGLEISSQEELLMKLSEFHFQVNPNYKKWDSIEGVIQGVNDWEVRRHDLGYDTDGMVIKVNDFAQQEQLGATVKDPRWAMAYKYPPEEAETKVEKIVVTLGRTGVLTPSADLEPVHLAGTVVKRATLHNMDFIKEKDIREGDYVKIYKAGEIIPEIDRVLKEKRNGSEKPFEIPEVCPVCGSPVERPSGEVAYRCTNPNCGGIVREKLVHFASRDAMNIEGMGPSVVDSLLAYRLVSDPGDFYRLTQDELEQIERMGEKRAGNLIAAIEKSKESGLAKLLFGLGIRFLGAKGAELVAGKYHTMEELENADVDDIQSIDGIGKATAESLYSFLHDMENMKVLDKLKSAGVMMEAAVEEETGSAFEGEMVVLTGKLSSMGRREAGDLIKSQGGSVQSSITNHTTLVVAGEDAGSKLDKAREKGIPVLSEDEFLARLGRA, from the coding sequence ATGGTTCCTGAAGATGTGCGAGAAGAAGCCGAAAAATTGAAAAAAGAGCTTCGTCATCACAGCTATTTGTACTATGTATTGGATAAGCCAGAAATTTCAGATTATGAATTTGATCATATGTACAGGAAGCTTGTAGACATTGAGGCAAAGTATCCTGAACTTGTTACGCCGGATTCTCCGACACAGAGAGTCGGGGGAAAAGCAGCTGATGATTTCCAGAAGGTAAGATTCAGGAAGCCTATGCTGAGCCTTGCCAATGCATTCAGCGCCGATGAGCTCCGGGATTTTGACCGCAGGGTCAAGGAAGGGCTTGAAACGGACCACGTCCAGTATATTACAGAGCTTAAAATCGACGGGCTCTCAATGAACCTGATCTATAAGGACGGCGTTTTGACGCAGGGGCTGACAAGAGGCGACGGAAGAGTCGGAGAAGATGTTACAAGCAATGTAAAAACGATTCATACAATTCCGCTTTACATAGAAAACGCTCCGCCATATATGGAAGTCCGCGGTGAAGTTTACATGCCGAGAAAGAGCTTCATCATGCTCAATGAGGAAAGGGATGAAGCCGGGCTTATGCCTTTTGCAAACTGCAGGAATGCAGCAGCAGGTTCCCTGCGCCAGCTTGATCCGCATGTCACGGCTGCCCGCAATCTGGCATTCTTCGCGTATGCCTTAGGTGACATTGAAGGCCTTGAAATTTCCTCGCAGGAAGAGCTTCTGATGAAACTTTCCGAATTCCATTTCCAGGTAAACCCGAATTATAAGAAATGGGATTCCATTGAAGGAGTCATTCAGGGCGTCAATGACTGGGAAGTCCGCAGGCATGATCTTGGATATGACACTGACGGAATGGTTATAAAAGTCAATGATTTTGCGCAGCAGGAACAACTTGGCGCAACCGTCAAAGATCCGCGCTGGGCCATGGCTTATAAGTATCCGCCGGAAGAAGCTGAAACAAAAGTTGAAAAGATCGTCGTAACTCTTGGAAGGACAGGAGTCCTGACACCGTCTGCCGATCTTGAACCTGTCCATCTTGCAGGGACAGTTGTAAAAAGAGCAACTCTCCATAATATGGATTTCATAAAAGAGAAGGATATCCGCGAAGGGGATTACGTAAAGATCTACAAGGCAGGGGAAATCATTCCGGAAATAGACCGCGTGCTGAAGGAAAAACGAAATGGCTCTGAAAAACCATTTGAAATTCCGGAGGTCTGTCCGGTATGCGGAAGCCCAGTGGAACGTCCTTCCGGTGAAGTTGCTTACCGCTGCACAAATCCGAACTGCGGCGGCATAGTCCGTGAGAAACTGGTGCATTTTGCCTCCAGAGATGCCATGAATATCGAGGGGATGGGGCCGTCAGTGGTCGACAGCCTTCTGGCATACAGGCTTGTTTCTGATCCCGGTGATTTTTACAGGCTTACTCAGGATGAGCTTGAGCAGATTGAACGGATGGGAGAAAAGCGTGCTGGAAACCTGATTGCGGCAATAGAAAAGAGCAAGGAAAGCGGATTAGCAAAACTGCTCTTTGGACTGGGCATCCGTTTCCTGGGCGCAAAAGGCGCTGAGCTCGTAGCTGGAAAGTACCATACCATGGAGGAGCTCGAGAATGCCGATGTAGATGATATCCAGAGTATTGACGGAATCGGCAAGGCGACTGCTGAAAGTTTGTATAGCTTCCTGCATGACATGGAAAATATGAAGGTGCTGGATAAACTTAAAAGCGCAGGCGTCATGATGGAAGCAGCCGTCGAAGAGGAAACAGGCAGCGCCTTTGAAGGTGAAATGGTCGTGCTGACAGGAAAATTATCCAGCATGGGGCGGCGCGAAGCAGGAGATCTTATCAAAAGCCAGGGCGGCTCTGTCCAAAGTTCCATTACGAACCATACGACCCTTGTCGTAGCAGGAGAAGACGCAGGCAGCAAACTGGACAAGGCGAGAGAAAAAGGAATCCCTGTCCTTAGTGAAGATGAATTTCTGGCAAGACTTGGAAGAGCGTAA
- the gatC gene encoding Asp-tRNA(Asn)/Glu-tRNA(Gln) amidotransferase subunit GatC has protein sequence MKITIEEAKKIALLSRLEFSPEDLEKMRESMNSILTHMEELSQYDTTDVAPTVHAVEQYNVMREDKPHQSFTNEQALMNAPESEDGYFKVPKII, from the coding sequence ATGAAAATCACAATTGAGGAAGCCAAGAAGATTGCGCTTCTTTCCAGATTAGAGTTTTCTCCGGAAGATCTGGAAAAAATGCGTGAATCAATGAACAGCATTCTGACTCATATGGAAGAACTCAGCCAGTATGATACGACAGATGTTGCGCCAACGGTACATGCAGTAGAACAGTATAACGTTATGCGTGAAGATAAACCACATCAATCCTTCACAAATGAACAGGCACTTATGAATGCGCCTGAAAGTGAAGATGGATATTTTAAAGTACCAAAAATTATTTAA
- the pcrA gene encoding DNA helicase PcrA produces MSNYLNTLNDQQLKAVKQIDGPVLILAGAGSGKTKSLTCRIAYMMESGISPSEILAITFTNKAAQEMRERIHALVGPSADKIWMYTFHSFGARFLRREISNYPPYNDKFTIYDSDDSKTLIKNILKELNLDDKQFQPNIIQAHISSAKGQLLESKAFRAQVGSNFFAQKVADVYESYDKHLKQNNALDFDDLLFMTTKLLSIESIRRRWQDRFHYILIDEYQDTNHAQYLMAKLIAGKNQNICAVGDADQSIYSWRGADLRNIIDFQQDYPSAKVIKLEQNYRSTQTILDAANAVIQNNSGRPSKRLWTENNQGKPLILYTASDEHSEADFIVNTMRKEHNEEHQLYGNMAVLYRMNAQSRVIEEALVKSGIGYTMVGGTRFYDRAEIRDMLAYLKLVSNLKDNVSLMRIINVPKRGIGAATVQKLSDYANERNTSMFEAMMDLDGLDVSSSTKTKLQNFIAMMFEFLNASTETNVFGLLQKIMTDTKYLEQLQESKDPQVQSREENLGELLSVAKDFNNDNPDGGVSDFLEKVALVNDVDTYENENDRVTLMTIHSAKGLEFPIVFLAGMDEGIFPGVRSLMDESKLEEERRLCYVALTRAKEKLYLSNAHMRTMYGQIKPYIPSRFIDEIPQDLLTHVEPDERQDRAFQARRRETASRVDYAMSEVSVVNKPKPQKEPKRYDWKVGDTAVHNLWGKGKVVAVMGSDSKMMLKIEFPGNKIRQVMVAFAPITKGE; encoded by the coding sequence TTGTCTAATTATTTAAACACATTAAACGACCAGCAGTTGAAGGCTGTAAAGCAGATAGACGGACCAGTCCTGATCCTGGCAGGGGCCGGTTCAGGCAAGACGAAGTCATTGACCTGCAGGATTGCCTACATGATGGAATCGGGAATCAGTCCGTCTGAAATTCTGGCAATCACTTTCACAAACAAGGCTGCCCAGGAAATGAGGGAACGTATTCATGCTCTTGTGGGACCTTCTGCTGACAAAATCTGGATGTATACATTTCATTCCTTCGGCGCAAGGTTCCTCAGACGTGAAATCAGCAATTATCCTCCATATAATGATAAATTTACGATTTATGATTCGGATGATTCCAAAACACTCATAAAAAACATCCTCAAGGAACTGAATCTGGATGACAAGCAGTTCCAGCCCAATATCATTCAGGCGCATATATCCTCGGCAAAGGGCCAGCTGCTTGAGTCGAAAGCATTCCGCGCGCAGGTTGGATCGAACTTCTTTGCACAGAAGGTTGCCGATGTGTATGAATCTTATGACAAGCATCTGAAGCAGAATAATGCGCTTGATTTCGATGACCTTCTTTTCATGACGACAAAGCTCTTGTCGATTGAATCGATCCGGAGACGCTGGCAGGACAGGTTCCATTATATTTTGATTGATGAATACCAGGATACAAACCATGCACAGTACCTGATGGCAAAACTTATTGCAGGAAAGAATCAGAATATCTGTGCAGTCGGCGATGCTGACCAGAGTATTTATTCCTGGCGCGGCGCCGATCTCAGGAATATCATTGATTTCCAGCAGGATTATCCGTCTGCCAAGGTAATCAAGCTTGAACAGAACTACCGCTCGACGCAGACGATTCTGGATGCGGCAAACGCAGTCATTCAAAATAATTCCGGAAGACCGTCCAAGCGGTTATGGACAGAAAACAACCAGGGAAAGCCGCTTATTCTCTATACGGCTTCAGATGAGCACAGTGAGGCTGATTTCATCGTAAATACGATGAGAAAAGAACACAACGAGGAGCATCAGCTGTATGGGAATATGGCTGTCTTGTACCGCATGAATGCGCAGTCGCGAGTCATTGAAGAAGCGCTCGTAAAAAGCGGAATCGGATATACGATGGTCGGAGGGACGAGGTTCTATGACCGCGCAGAAATCCGTGATATGCTTGCATACCTCAAGCTGGTATCCAATCTTAAGGATAATGTCAGCCTTATGCGTATCATCAATGTCCCCAAGCGCGGAATAGGGGCGGCAACCGTACAGAAGCTTTCCGATTACGCAAATGAAAGAAATACATCCATGTTTGAAGCAATGATGGATCTGGACGGGCTTGATGTCTCTTCATCCACGAAGACAAAACTTCAGAATTTCATAGCTATGATGTTTGAGTTCCTGAATGCATCCACCGAGACGAATGTCTTTGGCCTGCTTCAGAAAATAATGACGGATACGAAGTATCTGGAACAGCTGCAGGAAAGTAAGGATCCGCAGGTACAGAGCCGTGAAGAAAACCTTGGTGAACTTCTGTCCGTTGCCAAGGATTTCAATAACGATAATCCTGATGGAGGGGTATCGGATTTCCTTGAAAAGGTTGCTCTTGTCAACGATGTGGATACGTATGAGAATGAAAATGACAGGGTGACGCTGATGACGATTCACAGTGCCAAGGGGCTGGAATTCCCGATTGTATTCCTGGCCGGAATGGATGAAGGCATATTCCCCGGCGTCCGTTCCCTGATGGATGAGTCCAAACTGGAAGAGGAGCGGCGTCTCTGCTACGTGGCTTTGACCAGGGCAAAGGAAAAGCTGTATTTATCCAACGCCCATATGCGTACGATGTACGGTCAGATCAAACCTTACATTCCCAGCCGTTTCATTGATGAAATTCCGCAGGACCTTCTGACGCATGTCGAGCCTGATGAACGGCAGGACAGGGCGTTCCAGGCAAGAAGGCGGGAGACGGCCAGCAGAGTCGATTATGCAATGTCGGAAGTATCTGTTGTGAATAAACCAAAACCGCAGAAAGAGCCGAAACGTTATGATTGGAAGGTAGGAGATACGGCTGTACATAACCTCTGGGGGAAGGGGAAAGTCGTTGCAGTTATGGGATCGGACAGCAAAATGATGCTGAAGATTGAATTCCCGGGAAATAAGATTCGTCAGGTCATGGTTGCATTTGCTCCAATAACGAAAGGAGAATGA